GCCAGCTCCAGCACACGCGGCGCGCGGCCCAGTGCGCGCTGCATCCAGTCCTCGCCGATGCGCCGGTAGGTGCAGCCGCGGGCAAAGGCGGCCAGTGTGTCCAGCTGCAGCTGACCCGGCCCGGTCACGGGCGGGTGACCCGCGGGCAAGGCCAGCAGCAGCCGTTCGGTGAAGACCTGCGTGCGCGCCAGGGGCACTTCGACGTCTTCCAGGCCGGGCGGGGGCCAGGCCAGCAGGGCGCAGTCCAGGCGGTGGGCCAGCACGTCGTCGGCCAGCGGGCGCGAGGAGCCGGTGCGCAGCTCCAGCACCAGCTGCGGCCACTGGGCGTGCAGCTGTGCCAGAGGGCCGGGCAGGCGGGCGGCGGCGGTGCTTTCCATGGCGCCCAGGCGCAGGCGGCCGCTGGGCTGGTCCGAACATACGGCCTGGCGCGCTTCTTCCGCCAGCGCGAGCAGCCGCTCGGCATAGCCGGCCAGGCGCTGGCCGGCGGGCGTCAGTGCCATGCCGCGGCCCTCGCGCACGAACAGCTGGCAACCCAGCGATTCCTCCAGTTGCTGCACGCGCGTGGTGACGTTGGACTGCGCGCGCTGCAGCCGCTCGGCGGCGCGGGTGGCGCTACCTTCCTGGGCCACGGCGGCAAAGATCTCCAGCGCGATCAGGTCCATGGGTTGAATCTTCTTATGAGATGATTATTCGGTCAATCGATCTTAGAACAGTATGGAAGCTGCGACCACCGAGGGAACGTCGTTTCGCCACCAGCCGCGTGCCGTGGCGCTGGCCGGGTTGCTGTCCCTGGCGGTGGCCATGGGCGTGGGGCGCTTCGCCTTCACGCCGCTGCTGCCCATGATGCTGGCCGACGGCGTGGTCACCCTGGCCGGCGGAAGCTGGCTGGCCACGGCCAACTACATCGGCTACCTCGTCGGCGCGCTGGCGTGCATGGCGCTGCCCTGGGTGGCGCGCGGGTGGTACGGCCGCTGGCACCCGGCGCGGCTGGCGCGCGCGGGCCTGGCGGCCACGGTGCTGCTCACCGTGGCCATGGCGCTGCCGCTGCCGGCCACTTGGCCGCTGCTGCGTTTCGCCGCGGGCGTGGCCAGCGCCTTCGTGCTGCTCAACATCTCCTCGTGGTGCATGGTGCGGCTGAGCGTGCTGGGCCAGCCGGCGCTGAGCGCGCTGATCTTCTGCGGGCCGGGCGTGGGCATTGCGCTGACCGGCTTCATGACCAGCGCCATGGTCGCGGCGCACTGGCGCGCGGCGGCGGGCTGGGCGGCGTTCGCGTTGCTGGCGGCGCTGCTGTGCGCCCTGGTGCTGCCGGTGGTGCAGGGACGCGCGGCGCAGGCTTCCAATCTACAGGCGGGCGCGGCCGAAGGGGCGCCCGCGCCGCCGGCCAGCGCTACGGCGCGCACGCTGCACGCCATCGCCTACGGCTTCGCCGGCCTGGGCTACATCGTCACAGCCACCTTCCTGCCCGTGATCGCCCGCGGCGCGCTGCCGCCGGGATCGCCCTGGCCTGACCTGTTTTGGCCCATCTTCGGCGTGGCCGCGACGCTGGGCGCGGTGCTGGGCACGCGCGTGCGCGCCGCGTGGGACCGCCGCTGGCTGCTCGCGGCGTGCTACGCCATGCAGGCCGCGGGCATCGCACTGGGGCTGCACTGGCCCACGCCGGCGGGCTTCGCGCTGGGCAGCGCGCTGCTGGGCCTGCCGTTCACGGTGATCACGTTCTTCGGCTTCCAGGAGGCGCGGCGCCTGTGGCCAGCGGCGGTGGACAGCTTCGCCGGCCTGATCACGGCCACCTTCGGCCTGGGGCAGATCGCAGGCCCGCCCCTGGCGGCCGCGCTGGTCGCCGCCAGTGGCCAGGCCAGCGGCTTTGCGCGCGCATTGGCTGCGGCCGCTGCGGTGCTGGTGACGGGCGCTGCCATGTATGCGTTTTCGGCCTGGCGCTGGCCGCAGGGGTCCGTGGCCTGAGCAAAAAAATTCGAACTCAAAAGAATTGGAATCTGACCCCAATTTTCCTGCAATTTTCCTAGCCGGGTTAGCTTGATGGTGCTTGAAAAAACTGTTATATCCAAATCAAGCAGTAAAAATCTAGTATGCGCGTATGCTAGTGAAATGATAGCTGTCCGCGTAGACTCACCAACGGCTAATGGCACGCTAAAATAAACCGACATGGTATTAGGCCGTAAATACTACTGCCTAAGTTAGGCGTCGGACTTTACCAATGCTGTGGCAAGTATCTTCAGTTGCGCGTTCATCTTTTCGAGCTGCTCCAAGTATGGGCTTTTGATCATAGCCACCTTCGCAAATGGTTGAAGGTCGATCGGGTTAATTTCCGTGACTTGGCGGTTGGCAAACTCATAGCGTGCAGAAATGTTGAACGTGAGCGGGCAACGATCCTTATGGCTGAAGACTGTGTGGCCCACACCAAGAATGAAAGTGATCTCGCATCTTGGCGGTACAGAGGCGATGGGTTGTGAGAAGGCAGTGTAGTTGCGTAAGTTGTGGGTCTCAGATTCTTCGGCGTTGAAGTAGAAATCCTGATCTAGCGTTAAGATGACATTCCTAGCGCTTGATGTGCCCGAATTGCGAACTCTGAGAAGCAATACTGAGTGCTCTTCCGCTGTCATCGGCGCTATCTCGATATACGGGCGAGTGGACGACTCGTGCTGAGCCCTCATGATGTCAGCCGATTCCCGATTCGCTCGGGCGATCTTTAGAGTAATGATGGCAACCAGCGCAGAAACAAGAACTGAACAGCCGCCGATAATAGCAATAGCTAGATTGATGCTGTCAGCGGTGGTCATCGAATAACCTTGTTTACGACGGCTGGCGCTTGAGTTAAGCCGCGCCGCGAAGCGGCGTTGCCTTGGACGAACTGTTGGACCGAGGCTCTGCACCGAAATCGATGAGCGGCGGAAGTTTGACCAGTCCCGATTGAAATATGGCAAGGGCGGCGATGACTACCGTTAGCCAGACCATCCTTCTTTGGGTGGCAATGGACTCGGCGTGACGGCGGCTTTGTAACTGCATAGATCCCCCATTGGTGGCTAACGCTGCCCCTCAGCCGACGCCGAAGGCGGTCGGCTGCAGCGGCTTGTTAAAGCTGTGCAACGAGAGGGGAGATTTTGAGTTCCAACAAGCAGCAAAATACGCGAACCTTATTTCGAGATCAGCATGCTTAGGTGGGCAGAAAGTGCCAACATCTGCTGCTCATGCTCTGCAGCGGGCACTCGGCCCGGATTGGAGATGTTTGCGCGGATGGTCTCCAAGACAGCATTCGCCGCTTGTAGTTTTGCGAGACTCGCCTTCCCTTCGATGACCTGCGGCGTCGAATCCAAAATTCCTGTGGCGGACTCGATCATTTTTCGCTGCGAACCCTCTACGGATTCCTTAATTTGCGCAAGCAGACGGTCCGCGCGGTCTGCATCTTTCTTAGCCGAGGCGGCAAACCACACTGAAATGATAACGGACCCAAGTGGAATCAGCCAATCCTTGAGAAGCGCGAGAAGAGAAGCCTCGTTCATGCAGCACATCCCTCAGTAGAGAAAAGTTTTAACGCCCTGAATTCAGCCGACGCCGTAGGCGGTCGGCTGCGATAAATGTTAGGTGTTTTTTGAAAACCAAATTTCTAAAAATCTTTTCTCACTTGCTTTAAACCAAAGCCATGCAAGAGTCCATATGGCTCCGGAAATGAAGCTCAGTACTGCAAACACAAACCATTGGTTGATTGACTTATCTGTGTTTTTATCGTTCATAAGAAAGACTAGTTCTTTAAACGGTTCTGCTAGGCCGGCTGCGATAAAAAATAAGAAGCCAGCAGCTAACATTGTGCTTAGGAAGCAGATGAATAATGAAGTTGTTTTTTTCATAATGCTTTCAATAGCTAACTAGATCTAGACAACAAAACAACGCGCGACTTGAGTCTTCCAATCTCCGGCCGCTCGCTTCTCCTACCTCTCATCTGCTACCCCTGCCGCCTTTTACGCAAACCTAACGATTTGCGGTAGAACCTTCGTTTGTGAGGCGTTGCAATTTTGCGAACCACCACTTGCGAGCCACACAAACCCCTGTGCTTGAGTACCAGTGATAAGTGCTCCCAAGGTGCCGCTTGGAAGTCGATGCGTTTCTCTTTGTATCACAGCACAGCCATAAGAAACCCAGCGTGAAGCTGCCGCCACGCTGTTGCCCGCCCCTGTATCCTGCTCCGACCCCTCAACCTCCAAAGGCCGGCATGAACCCGTCAGCCCCCACCCCCAGCCCACTCTTCACCGGCCCCTTCTTCGAAAACTTCCTCGTCCTCACCCGCTGGCAGACGCTGGTCTGGGTGGCGCTGCTGCTGTTGGCCTTCTGGTGGCTGGCGCGGCTGAAAAAAGCCGGCAAGAGCTTTTCGCTGCGCATGATGGCCGCCCTCGGCCTGGGCCTGCTGCTCGGCCTGTCGCTGCAAGGGCTGGAGGGCATGCCGCCGGAGGCCAGCGCCGCGCTGCGTGAATCGGCCACGTGGTATGGCCTGTTCGGGCGCGGCTTCGTGGCGTTGATCCGCATGCTGGTCATCCCGCTGGTGTTCGTCTCCATCGTCAAGGTGGTGCTCGACCATTCGGGCGAGGAGTACCTGTCGAAGGTGGCGGTGCGCGGCATCTTCTGGCTGCTGGCGACGACGGCCATTGCGGCGCTGGTGGGCATTGCGCTGGCCAATGCGTTTGGCCTCGGGCAGGGCACGGTGTACCAGGCGGGCAAGGCGGCGCTGCGCGAGCAGACCACCCTGGTCAATATCCTGGTCAACCAGATCCCGGC
The DNA window shown above is from Pulveribacter suum and carries:
- a CDS encoding LysR family transcriptional regulator; this encodes MDLIALEIFAAVAQEGSATRAAERLQRAQSNVTTRVQQLEESLGCQLFVREGRGMALTPAGQRLAGYAERLLALAEEARQAVCSDQPSGRLRLGAMESTAAARLPGPLAQLHAQWPQLVLELRTGSSRPLADDVLAHRLDCALLAWPPPGLEDVEVPLARTQVFTERLLLALPAGHPPVTGPGQLQLDTLAAFARGCTYRRIGEDWMQRALGRAPRVLELASYATILACVAAGRCAGVLPHSIRELLRTPPPLQWLDLGECPTMLVHRPGYDTPALAALLQALRPHAPTSPSSSLS
- a CDS encoding YbfB/YjiJ family MFS transporter; protein product: MEAATTEGTSFRHQPRAVALAGLLSLAVAMGVGRFAFTPLLPMMLADGVVTLAGGSWLATANYIGYLVGALACMALPWVARGWYGRWHPARLARAGLAATVLLTVAMALPLPATWPLLRFAAGVASAFVLLNISSWCMVRLSVLGQPALSALIFCGPGVGIALTGFMTSAMVAAHWRAAAGWAAFALLAALLCALVLPVVQGRAAQASNLQAGAAEGAPAPPASATARTLHAIAYGFAGLGYIVTATFLPVIARGALPPGSPWPDLFWPIFGVAATLGAVLGTRVRAAWDRRWLLAACYAMQAAGIALGLHWPTPAGFALGSALLGLPFTVITFFGFQEARRLWPAAVDSFAGLITATFGLGQIAGPPLAAALVAASGQASGFARALAAAAAVLVTGAAMYAFSAWRWPQGSVA